Genomic window (Chitinophagales bacterium):
ATGCTACTGAATTTCAGAAAATCGGCATTGAAGGGAAAACAACTTTTGACAATAACCCAGATCCTTATTATGAACTGTGGCTGAGATGGATTTTCGTGATTGGAACTCACGGTGCACACATGTACTAATATCATTTATATACTAATAATAATTCAATTAAAATGAAAAATAAAGTATCATCTATTATTCTAGTATTCATCATACTCTCTGCATTTACTCAGGCAGCGACTATTAAGGTGGTTACCACTTTAATGGATCTCCGAAGTATTGCCGAATTGATAGGGGGCGATAAGGTTTCAGTAACCTCCATTGCAACCGGCTACCAAAATCCGCACTTCGTAGATCCAAAGCCGAGCTATATTATTAATCTTTCAAATGCGGATCTTTTTGTGACGGTGGGCCTTGATCTGGAAACCGGCTGGTCACCGCAGCTGGTCAGCAGCTCACGCAACAATGCTTTGCCCCATTTATAGCCAGGCTATTCATTATATTCTAGTAGTAACAAAGGAAAATTTATTTTTAAATCTAAGTACATATCTCTCAAAATATTTATATGATAGAGTTGAAATAATAATTGTAGTAGTTAATGAAATAATAGCAAGAAATAAATTAATTAAAGAATTGTTTGCATAATCGAATTTTAATAAATCAAAGATAATTTTAATGAATATGATTATCATTGGGTGATATAGATACATACCATAGGTATATTTTCCCATTTTTGAACAAAATGAAGTTTTAGAGTCATTGTTGTTGTCAACCAAAATAAGAATTATTAGGATATAAGTTAATGGTAATCCAATGAGTGAGAGGAAATAAATAGTTTTGAAAAATGGAGATAATATTATAAATATCAACGAAGTGAAAATGATAAAATGAAATGTTGTGGATTTAATTATGAACGAATTGGGTCTTACCTTTTTTAGCTGTGAATAAAATATTGCTCCGATACAGCCAGTCATTAAGAATCGAATGTTTCCAAAAGTATGAAAGTAATTTTCACTAGGGAATTCTATAACATACCAAATGGAGAATAGAAATAAAAATATTGAGAATATTAATAACAATGTTTTATTTCTAATAATTATGAAAATTATTGGCCAAAACAAATAAAACTGTTCTTCGATTGCGACACTCCAAGCTATTCCAACATTTGGAGCTTGGTTTTCCATGTCAAAATTGTTTAAGAACAACAAGTTCTTTATGAGACTACCGTTAAATTTAAACGTATTAAATAAATTTGGTAACACGAAAATGCCTAATACTAAAATCAAATAATAAAGCGGCCATATTCTCAATATTCGTCTGGTGTAAAAAAATAATAAGCTAATTGAACCTTTTGTTAATTCTTCTTTAATCATTAAAAAAGTGATTAGAAAACCACTTATGACAAAGAAGATATGAACACCAATACCACCTGTAATAGTTAAAGTGTCAATTATGGTTTTCAAAATTTTATTACCTGTCAAATTAGAGAATGATGGTGAAAATGCGTGTTGCCAAAACACTAGAAAAAAAGCAATAAATCTCAATTCATCAAGTTTTTTAAAATATAATCCAACTCCCATTTATTAATTTGTTTAAGTCTTGTCATTTATTTGACAAGTGGGCATTTATTTAACGTAGCTATAACCGACGGGTATTTCGGAAGACATGGAATTCAATGAAAGTCGGGCCTGGAACTGCAGCTTGGTATTGTGTTAAAAGTTTAAGATAAGTACTTTTGCCTGGCTTTATTCGTCAGCGGAAACTACTGCGGATAGCGGTTTGCAGCCTGATTGCGTCAACGTCCAGCCCATTATAGCATTACTTTATTAGCTATTGTTGTTTATCATAAAGGTTCAGGAGCATTTTAAATTTCTTATACTTTCCTAACATTGCCGATTTGATAAGTCCCAGGCATAATTATATTTTTTACGAAAGAAGGCAGTTCAGGTAACCCGTACTCATTCTTATATCTGATCATTAAATTATACTCCGTCAAATGCTTCCGGCCTACCACTACCGGACTTCTTTTGTGTTGCATATAATGTGGAAAGAAAAAATATAATGCTGTTAGCTGGCTTAACTAAACCACTGATTTGGAGGTCGTCTTCTCCTGCGTTCCAGAATTTATGAGGCTGGTTCCGTAAAAAAGTTGCAGTCTGTTCCGCCGTGAGATAAACAGGTTCCTGTCTTATGATTAGGTAGCCCATCT
Coding sequences:
- a CDS encoding acyltransferase, which gives rise to MGVGLYFKKLDELRFIAFFLVFWQHAFSPSFSNLTGNKILKTIIDTLTITGGIGVHIFFVISGFLITFLMIKEELTKGSISLLFFYTRRILRIWPLYYLILVLGIFVLPNLFNTFKFNGSLIKNLLFLNNFDMENQAPNVGIAWSVAIEEQFYLFWPIIFIIIRNKTLLLIFSIFLFLFSIWYVIEFPSENYFHTFGNIRFLMTGCIGAIFYSQLKKVRPNSFIIKSTTFHFIIFTSLIFIILSPFFKTIYFLSLIGLPLTYILIILILVDNNNDSKTSFCSKMGKYTYGMYLYHPMIIIFIKIIFDLLKFDYANNSLINLFLAIISLTTTIIISTLSYKYFERYVLRFKNKFSFVTTRI
- a CDS encoding zinc ABC transporter substrate-binding protein; this encodes MKNKVSSIILVFIILSAFTQAATIKVVTTLMDLRSIAELIGGDKVSVTSIATGYQNPHFVDPKPSYIINLSNADLFVTVGLDLETGWSPQLVSSSRNNALPHL